From the Vicia villosa cultivar HV-30 ecotype Madison, WI unplaced genomic scaffold, Vvil1.0 ctg.000212F_1_1, whole genome shotgun sequence genome, one window contains:
- the LOC131625398 gene encoding uncharacterized protein LOC131625398 yields the protein MEPPLLGHKKASSSFSPLRAVVGNPTLAAKKKASEFAANMVVGNPTLAAKKKASEFAANMTFDNEKNVTFSGKIDILPFVYEQPARRSSVNRVAGTIERKPISFVTREVNEAFLISKVLPAIKSMWPREDVGKTIYIEQDNARSHIAKNDPDFYRAASEDGFDIQMTCQPPNSLDLNVSHLGFFNAIQSLQQQEPVNLIDELMNAVQRAFNEFSCQQSDKFFSTLQSCMIEIMNIKGSNKYKISHMKTYMLYNQSCIHTQLSCDSSLVQEVIEYLQNFDV from the exons ATGgaaccaccattgttagggcacaagaAAGCTTCGTCTTCGTTTTCACCTTTACGTGCC GTGGTTGGAAATCCGACGTTAGCTGCGAAAAAAAAGGCAAGTGAATTCGCAGCTAATATG GTGGTAGGAAATCCGACGTTAGCTGCGAAAAAAAAGGCAAGTGAATTCGCAGCTAATATG ACCTTTGACAATGAAAAAAATGTGACATTCTCAGGAAAGATTGATATATTGCCATTTGTTTATGAACAACCAGCTAGAAGAAGTAGCGTCAATAGAGTTGCGGGGACAATAGAAAGGAAACCTATAAGTTTTGTAACAAGAGAGGTGAATGAAGCTTTTTTAATAAGTAAAGTACTACCAGCCATCAAGAGTATGTGGCCAAGAGAAGATGTAGGGAAGACAATCTACATTGAACAAGATAATGCAAGGTCGCATATTGCCAAAAATGATCCAGATTTTTATAGAGCAGCAAGTGAAGATGGATTTGACATTCAAATGACTTGTCAACCTCCGAATTCGCTAGATTTGAATGTCTCGCACTTAGGATTTTTCAATGCCATCCAGTCATTGCAACAACAGGAACCAGTGAACTTAATTGATGAACTTATGAATGCAGTGCAAAGAGCATTCAATGAATTTTCTTGTCAACAATCCGATAAATTTTTTTCTACTCTTCAATCATGCATGATTGAGATAATGAATATCAAGGGATCAAACAAGTACAAAATTTCTCACATGAAGACATATATGCTATATAATCAAAGTTGTATACATACTCAATTAAGCTGTGATTCTTCATTAGTTCAAGAAGTCATCGAATATCTTCAAAATTTTGATGTTTAA